From the genome of Arthrobacter alpinus, one region includes:
- a CDS encoding sensor histidine kinase, with translation MQQGSLRIAHSESGTPMELTTGAQVAVFRIVQECLTHALKHSGLGTAARVHFDWRGPGLTLHISSDVPAVTTSGQGAAPETRTGRGIAGMRERAHLAGGWLTAGPDGTQFRVTFFIPYGTRLGEHSGMGQVLENAVDRIGLGAGDVRQEAIGRG, from the coding sequence ATGCAGCAAGGCAGTCTGAGGATTGCCCACAGCGAGTCCGGAACACCGATGGAGCTGACCACCGGGGCCCAGGTTGCCGTGTTTCGGATCGTGCAGGAGTGCCTGACCCATGCGCTCAAGCATAGCGGGCTGGGTACCGCGGCGAGGGTGCACTTTGACTGGAGAGGGCCAGGGCTGACGCTTCACATTTCCTCGGACGTGCCAGCGGTCACGACCAGTGGCCAGGGCGCGGCACCGGAAACCCGCACGGGGCGGGGGATTGCCGGCATGCGGGAAAGGGCACATCTGGCCGGAGGATGGCTGACGGCGGGGCCCGACGGGACGCAATTCCGGGTTACCTTTTTCATCCCCTACGGGACCCGGCTGGGTGAACATAGCGGCATGGGTCAGGTGCTTGAAAACGCGGTAGACCGTATCGGCTTGGGTGCCGGGGATGTTCGTCAGGAAGCAATTGGTCGTGGGTGA